One window of the Micropterus dolomieu isolate WLL.071019.BEF.003 ecotype Adirondacks linkage group LG08, ASM2129224v1, whole genome shotgun sequence genome contains the following:
- the wfdc2 gene encoding WAP four-disulfide core domain protein 3 isoform X1, whose product MEKHWSAVCALIFTLGAFLHFNIVFAAEAGNLTAKPGVCPPKQGDLGLCAEFCSNDSDCAKNEKCCSNGCGHQCMTPYTGEAEAKPGVCPRRQWGAGLCAEFCSNDSDCPQNEKCCSNGCGHQCMTPYTVKRGRCPLPTGTPMCAEYCYHDGQCPGEQKCCKTTCGHACSEPC is encoded by the exons ATGGAGAAGCACTGGTCGGCAGTTTGTGCTCTGATTTTTACACTTGGTGCATTTCTGCACTTTAACATAGTATTTGCTGCGGAAGCTGGCAATTTAACAG CTAAGCCAGGAGTGTGTCCTCCCAAGCAAGGGGACCTCGGGCTGTGTGCTGAATTTTGCTCTAATGACAGTGACTGCGCCAAAAATGAGAAGTGCTGCTCAAATGGATGTGGACATCAGTGCATGACACCTTACacaggtgaagctgaag CTAAGCCAGGAGTGTGTCCTCGCAGGCAATGGGGCGCCGGGCTGTGTGCTGAATTTTGCTCTAATGACAGTGACTGCCCCCAAAATGAGAAGTGCTGCTCAAATGGATGTGGACATCAGTGCATGACACCATACACAG tgAAGCGGGGCCGCTGTCCTCTGCCCACCGGGACCCCCATGTGTGCGGAGTACTGCTATCATGATGGTCAGTGTCCAGGAGAACAGAAGTGCTGCAAGACAACCTGCGGCCATGCCTGCAGCGAGCCCTGCTGA
- the wfdc2 gene encoding WAP four-disulfide core domain protein 3 isoform X3, whose product MEKHWSAVCALIFTLGAFLHFNIVFAAEAGNLTVILPKPGHCPRLLNVVPSHKGCVCDEDCPADHKCCVFDCGAVCVPPAFTKPGVCPRRQWGAGLCAEFCSNDSDCPQNEKCCSNGCGHQCMTPYTVKRGRCPLPTGTPMCAEYCYHDGQCPGEQKCCKTTCGHACSEPC is encoded by the exons ATGGAGAAGCACTGGTCGGCAGTTTGTGCTCTGATTTTTACACTTGGTGCATTTCTGCACTTTAACATAGTATTTGCTGCGGAAGCTGGCAATTTAACAG tgATCCTTCCAAAGCCAGGCCACTGCCCACGTCTCCTTAATGTTGTCCCATCACataaggggtgtgtgtgtgatgaagaCTGTCCTGCAGATCACAAATGCTGTGTCTTTGACTGTGGAGCTGTCTGTGTCCCACCTGCTTTCA CTAAGCCAGGAGTGTGTCCTCGCAGGCAATGGGGCGCCGGGCTGTGTGCTGAATTTTGCTCTAATGACAGTGACTGCCCCCAAAATGAGAAGTGCTGCTCAAATGGATGTGGACATCAGTGCATGACACCATACACAG tgAAGCGGGGCCGCTGTCCTCTGCCCACCGGGACCCCCATGTGTGCGGAGTACTGCTATCATGATGGTCAGTGTCCAGGAGAACAGAAGTGCTGCAAGACAACCTGCGGCCATGCCTGCAGCGAGCCCTGCTGA